The Xenopus laevis strain J_2021 chromosome 7S, Xenopus_laevis_v10.1, whole genome shotgun sequence genome includes a window with the following:
- the LOC108697530 gene encoding cardiac-enriched FHL2-interacting protein: MLRYKKHKKILDGQGASSVGVMDDTDREVSCFTDRAFRSLCVAEEEQYNDVPHLPSPIRGNPLSNKYHLGIFNLSVRKTQPLAQLPKISGHRGKWAPTFQPLLNCRRDGMFSVKVNTNKLCAPEPRGYKQRSKVSSLMKTFDNTENERPEDSHIQSKLPLKKSSQTALLSAEGEFCDTNLQDEIKTEQIEPFKQEEIATHDSPKLQRRTARDVFLESQADKHSRSPCSLESPCLDTPKKMLKEPSRKTSFLHSKNSVFKSWSDIHKKVGLGEESDGSLPGTPPVYRSASSSSPLLSRMIPGIRAREAGAEFGWTSPASTASSSYDAVQMLRAVPPLPSKRAGKQGREYKNRLGTQKVQQGHRNQEEGMQIDVGCPFSKEQVRWTDASNINKLKSPLESTQDPVICKSLDTVTNVKPPLIEQNEVKAIDGSSQLTREPERKDKASNSSVLSEHIPSPGRIKNLIQQIERETVEKAMGSPNLSEQRHKLKDLQKVEESLHSTSFTVTPDSNPLPQGVSLVPPWRRKKTIQNLESEKSIMPADLDIKDASTSSYELTVETKEELSQEKPTSSFFNITNLLTPVITRKNIQEALEEQPMAITPPPAEVLVSKERDPKDVSMYRNRDDYKSKATGLLFNLKDMRKRVKSTYSPAPPVRHWKENSIIANARIQENANFSIPDVSIDKVKQKEMPTVKPSLRKSRQMENEHKVDIPGNAADNYLSLSSPEMVKDGAFRDKTEAIPEEISGSDISHQREQNLINTKDCLPNFNHKTDIGVNKNVTDKNHLMVQSTEETILQLETISETLNTGNNFGESLGVPDVHENAVLDQNNTANSFSQGLSHTLQQMDRPFENKDKEQLKKSKAVTKDELQYYAVNSCVDDSANLETHIANNGDEKAMASERLFNEKACDDEHQKPEPSTMFKPNLFRIKDNKVVHKSSPVTRSVRLPLLRSLSEDSLAFRKADALINPDNRGLLREEEENDRYLKDSKDDENTDINSKGIVRELVCIRPASEIPKQKNVDNNFVKTHKGDAGTLELWKKFCSIGSEWRKNKTEKSELSKLENSSLNIGFPEPEGHFFHPVETCVSEVTGPSPECNTLVLQNVNNSIKDIVNGEAANSPPTDNALYCPLENGLLQFEDAVAFTEDIVCSTITSPMSESVTCSMVASPMSVNTQSSGFTTALSRLEDVPSPTTASVNTKHGTMPLIPPEKPISALHGFMETQTADNSINQQEKVPIVEPQHIKAIHAEPQNLNSAKPPAVPPKTEKALRRAKRLTKKRRKTELPHKMQDVEYHEAEFVLDVPSPGNVTPTLMTQPLHTKPGSCISSMLEEEGSVSPSSTPSLPVTQRKLLQDPDSGQYFIVDIPVHIRIKTFYDPETGKYLQVPLPTSEMETPSFEVLSSPFMMYPGLPPVPEASISLLKRNSQSLDPVNVEKQELRGSWEEGEEENSLKGQKYIESVCYSCDQSMSGTPQSMDKIPSRSRSPDIISMKDLDDFAIEAIS, from the coding sequence ATGCTTCGATACAAAAAGCACAAGAAGATTCTCGATGGACAAGGAGCAAGTAGTGTGGGTGTTATGGATGATACAGACAGGGAAGTGAGCTGCTTCACAGACCGTGCCTTTCGAAGCTTGTGTGTTGCAGAAGAAGAGCAATATAATGATGTCCCCCACCTTCCATCTCCCATTAGGGGGAATCCACTTTCTAATAAATATCACTTGGGAATATTTAACCTTTCAGTCAGGAAGACTCAGCCACTTGCTCAGTTACCCAAAATTTCAGGTCATCGTGGGAAGTGGGCACCAACATTCCAACCACTACTCAACTGCAGGAGAGACGGGATGTTCAGTGTAAAGGTCAACACCAATAAATTATGTGCACCTGAACCAAGGGGATACAAGCAACGCTCCAAAGTATCATCCTTAATGAAAACTTTTGACAACACTGAGAATGAAAGACCAGAAGATTCACATATACAGTCAAAGCTGCCATTGAAAAAAAGCTCCCAGACAGCACTGCTCAGTGCTGAAGGTGAATTCTGTGACACCAATCTGCAGGACGAAATCAAGACTGAGCAGATAGAGCCTTTCAAACAGGAGGAAATTGCAACTCATGACAGTCCCAAATTACAGCGGCGCACAGCTAGGGATGTATTTTTAGAGTCTCAGGCAGATAAACATTCACGATCGCCATGTTCTTTGGAATCTCCATGTCTAGATACACCCAAAAAGATGCTGAAGGAGCCTTCAAGGAAGACAAGTTTTCTTCACAGCAAGAACAGTGTTTTCAAGTCATGGAGTGACATCCACAAAAAGGTAGGTTTAGGTGAAGAAAGTGATGGCTCACTTCCTGGAACACCACCAGTTTATAGATCTGCATCCTCCAGCTCTCCTTTATTATCCCGAATGATACCAGGGATACGGGCAAGAGAGGCTGGAGCAGAGTTTGGCTGGACTTCACCTGCATCTACAGCATCCAGTAGCTATGATGCAGTACAAATGTTAAGGGCTGTTCCTCCATTACCCAGCAAAAGAGCAGGGAAGCAAGGTAGAGAATATAAAAACAGGCTTGGAACCCAAAAAGTTCAGCAAGGCCATAGGAATCAAGAAGAGGGGATGCAAATAGATGTGGGATGCCCATTTTCAAAAGAACAAGTACGCTGGACTGATGCCTCTAACATCAATAAATTGAAATCACCTTTAGAATCTACACAAGATCCAGTAATATGTAAGAGCCTAGACACTGTGACAAATGTAAAACCACCTCTTATTGAACAAAATGAGGTTAAGGCAATAGATGGTTCCTCACAATTGACAAGGGAACCAGAAAGGAAAGATAAAGCATCAAATAGTTCAGTACTCTCTGAACATATACCCTCTCCAGGAAGAATAAAAAATCTAATACAACAAATAGAAAGGGAAACAGTTGAAAAAGCAATGGGATCACCAAATTTATCAGAGCAAAGACACAAGCTAAAAGATTTACAGAAAGTTGAAGAGTCTTTACATTCAACATCATTTACAGTTACTCCAGACTCTAATCCTCTTCCCCAAGGTGTCAGTTTAGTTCCACcatggagaagaaaaaaaaccatacagAATTTAGAATCTGAGAAATCTATTATGCCGGCAGATTTGGATATAAAAGATGCTTCTACATCATCTTATGAGCTCACAGTTGAAACTAAAGAAGAATTATCACAAGAAAAGCCAACAAGCTCATTTTTCAACATCACCAATCTTTTAACTCCTGTCATAACAAGAAAAAACATTCAGGAAGCTCTAGAGGAACAACCAATGGCAATAACACCTCCACCAGCTGAGGTCTTAGTGTCCAAAGAACGAGATCCAAAAGATGTCAGTATGTACCGGAACAGAGATGATTACAAATCTAAAGCAACAGGTCTGTTATTCAATCTAAAGGATATGCGTAAACGAGTGAAGAGCACATACAGTCCAGCCCCACCAGTAAGACATTGGAAAGAAAATAGTATTATTGCCAATGCCAGGATACAGGAGAATGCAAACTTTAGCATTCCTGATGTCAGTATTGATAAAGTTAAACAGAAAGAAATGCCAACTGTTAAGCCTTCTTTGAGGAAGTCAAGACAAATGGAAAATGAGCACAAAGTTGATATACCGGGAAATGCAGCAGATAATTATTTGTCTTTGAGTTCTCCAGAAATGGTCAAAGACGGTGCATTCCGTGACAAGACTGAGGCCATTCCAGAAGAAATTTCTGGGTCAGACATAAGCCATCAACGAgaacagaatttaataaatacTAAAGATTGTTTACCAAATTTCAATCACAAAACTGACATAGGTGTCAACAAAAATGTTACTGACAAAAATCATCTTATGGTTCAGTCAACAGAAGAGACAATTTTGCAGTTAGAAACCATTTCAGAGACATTAAATACAGGCAACAATTTTGGCGAATCTCTGGGGGTTCCAGATGTACATGAAAATGCTGTATTAGATCAAAATAATACAGCTAATTCATTTAGCCAAGGTTTGTCCCATACACTGCAACAAATGGATAGACCCTTTGAAAATAAAGATAAGGAACAACTAAAGAAAAGCAAAGCTGTGACAAAAGATGAGCTGCAATATTATGCTGTAAATAGCTGTGTTGATGACAGTGCTAATCTGGAGACTCATATTGCAAATAATGGAGATGAGAAAGCAATGGCAAGTGAGAGACTGTTTAATGAAAAAGCATGTGATGATGAGCATCAAAAACCAGAACCCAGCACAATGTTCAAACCAAATTTGTTTCGCATAAAAGACAACAAAGTTGTTCACAAGTCTTCTCCAGTGACAAGGTCAGTGAGGCTGCCTCTTCTAAGGAGCCTTTCAGAAGATTCACTAGCTTTTAGGAAAGCAGATGCTCTCATAAATCCTGATAACAGAGGACTGctaagagaagaagaagaaaatgataGATATTTAAAGGACAGTAAAGATGATGAAAATACTGATATAAATTCTAAAGGAATAGTACGAGAGTTGGTGTGTATACGTCCAGCATCAGAGATCCCtaagcaaaaaaatgttgacaataaCTTTGTGAAAACACATAAGGGGGATGCTGGAACTCTAGAACTGTGGAAAAAGTTCTGCTCTATTGGTTCTGAGtggagaaaaaacaaaacagagaagTCTGAGTTAAGCAAATTAGAGAATAGCTCATTAAACATAGGCTTTCCTGAGCCTGAAGGGCACTTTTTTCATCCAGTTGAAACATGTGTTTCTGAAGTCACAGGGCCATCGCCTGAATGCAATACATTGGTGttacaaaatgtaaacaattcaATTAAAGATATAGTAAATGGAGAGGCTGCTAATTCTCCTCCAACAGACAATGCACTATATTGTCCCCTTGAAAATGGCCTACTGCAATTTGAAGATGCAGTAGCATTTACAGAGGACATTGTTTGTTCTACTATAACCAGTCCTATGTCAGAAAGTGTGACATGTTCCATGGTGGCCAGCCCCATGTCTGTGAATACTCAAAGTTCTGGCTTTACCACAGCACTTTCTAGGCTGGAAGATGTTCCAAGCCCAACAACAGCAAGTGTAAACACCAAACATGGGACAATGCCATTAATTCCCCCTGAGAAACCAATTTCTGCTCTTCATGGGTTTATGGAGACACAAACAGCAGATAATTCCATAAATCAGCAAGAAAAAGTTCCTATTGTAGAACCACAACATATAAAGGCTATTCATGCAGAACCACAAAACCTTAATAGTGCAAAGCCACCTGCTGTGCCCCCCAAAACCGAAAAAGCTCTACGACGTGCCAAACGTCTAaccaaaaagagaaggaaaactgAGTTGCCCCATAAAATGCAGGATGTAGAATATCACGAGGCAGAATTCGTGTTAGATGTGCCATCACCAGGGAATGTTACACCTACATTAATGACTCAACCATTACACACAAAACCTGGTTCCTGTATATCTAGTATGCTGGAAGAAGAAGGATCTGTATCTCCATCTTCAACACCTTCTTTGCCAGTAACCCAGCGCAAACTCCTCCAGGATCCAGATTCTGGGCAATACTTTATAGTGGACATTCCAGTTCACATTCGAATCAAGACTTTTTATGATCCAGAAACAGGAAAATATTTGCAGGTGCCTTTACCAACCTCAGAGATGGAAACTCCAAGTTTTGAGGTATTGAGCAGTCCATTCATGATGTATCCTGGGCTTCCACCAGTGCCAGAGGCATCTATTTCCTTGCTGAAGCGAAATTCACAGTCTTTAGATCCAGTTAATGTGGAAAAACAAGAACTAAGAGGTTcatgggaggagggagaggaagaAAACTCATTAAAGGGGCAAAAATACATTGAATCAGTTTGTTATTCATGTGACCAGAGTATGTCAGGAACACCACAGAGTATGGATAAGATACCAAGCAGGTCTAGAAGTCCAGATATTATATCAATGAAGGATTTGGATGATTTTGCCATAGAAGCTATTTCTTGA